A genome region from Variovorax paradoxus includes the following:
- a CDS encoding ABC transporter permease yields MSDRPAPAPSIAAADDEAPFVPPRWRWVRKHPTLIVGALLLVAVAVLSIAAPWIATHDPQDIDPLARMQMPSAEHWFGTDALGRDVFSRAVWGGRVSMIVGAAVAVLATLSGIALGLVSGFVRWADGPIMRVMDGLMAIPGILLAIALMAVTRASLTTVIIAITVPEIPRVVRLVRSLALTLREQLFVEAAHAVGTRLPVILVRHVLPNIVAPLVVQATFVAAAAVLTEAALSFLGVGVPSQTPSWGNMMAEGRNFVAVAFHIILYPGLLLAATVLAINLLGDGLRDALDPRLARQL; encoded by the coding sequence ATGAGCGACCGCCCCGCGCCCGCCCCCTCCATCGCCGCGGCAGACGACGAGGCACCTTTCGTGCCGCCGCGCTGGCGCTGGGTGCGCAAGCACCCGACGCTGATCGTCGGCGCGCTGCTGCTGGTCGCGGTGGCGGTGCTGTCCATTGCCGCGCCGTGGATCGCCACGCACGATCCGCAGGACATTGACCCCCTCGCGCGCATGCAGATGCCGTCGGCCGAGCACTGGTTCGGCACCGACGCGCTGGGGCGCGACGTGTTCAGCCGCGCCGTATGGGGCGGCCGCGTGTCGATGATCGTGGGCGCCGCGGTCGCGGTGCTGGCGACGCTCTCGGGCATCGCGCTCGGGCTGGTCTCAGGTTTCGTGCGCTGGGCCGACGGCCCGATCATGCGGGTGATGGACGGCCTCATGGCCATCCCCGGCATCCTGCTGGCCATCGCGCTGATGGCCGTGACGCGCGCCAGCCTGACGACCGTGATCATCGCCATCACGGTGCCCGAGATACCGCGCGTGGTGCGGCTGGTGCGTTCGCTCGCGCTCACGCTGCGCGAGCAGCTGTTCGTCGAAGCGGCGCACGCCGTGGGCACGCGGCTGCCGGTGATCCTGGTGCGCCACGTGCTGCCCAACATCGTGGCGCCGCTGGTGGTGCAGGCCACCTTCGTGGCGGCCGCCGCGGTGCTGACCGAGGCCGCGCTTTCGTTCCTCGGCGTGGGCGTGCCTTCGCAAACGCCGAGCTGGGGCAACATGATGGCCGAGGGCCGCAACTTCGTCGCGGTCGCGTTCCACATCATCCTGTATCCGGGCCTGCTGCTCGCGGCCACGGTGCTGGCCATCAACCTGCTGGGCGACGGCCTGCGCGATGCGCTCGACCCGCGCCTGGCACGGCAACTGTGA
- a CDS encoding M81 family metallopeptidase, with product MRVFSASLATETNTFGPMPTGLSSFKDRGYFAAGKHPEAMTLFSGPLWAARMRGADKGWTLFEGMVAGAQPSGTTTRHAYETLRDELLADLRAVLPVDMVLLGLHGAMVADGYDDCEGDLLARVRQIVGPEVVIGAELDPHNHLTPEMIDNADVMISFKEYPHTDVLERGLELVDICAATVEGKIRPVAAVVDCDMIVTVHTSREPARRFVERMQSLEGKNGVLSVSLTHGFSWGDVPEMGTKVLVYTDGDQAKADALARQLADEVIAMRDGLTVNYPDIDASLDEALAFDGGPVVLSDGADNPGGGAASDSTFILRRMVERGISNAAVGPMWDPIAVRIAFDAGVGARLPMRIGGKISPLSGDPIDLECTVKALKHDLVMTGLAGTPTLMGDSALVEADGIEIVLITLRNQAMGTDLFTQLGCDLAAKKIVVVKSSQHFYASYSKVAKHVIYAGAPGAVTLDLNTLPYRKARLPKWPIGAAA from the coding sequence ATGCGCGTCTTCAGTGCCTCCCTCGCCACCGAAACCAACACCTTCGGTCCGATGCCCACCGGCCTCTCTTCGTTCAAGGACCGCGGCTACTTCGCCGCCGGCAAGCACCCGGAGGCCATGACGCTGTTCTCCGGTCCGCTGTGGGCGGCGCGCATGCGCGGCGCGGACAAGGGATGGACACTGTTCGAAGGCATGGTGGCGGGCGCGCAACCCAGCGGCACCACCACGCGGCATGCCTACGAGACGCTGCGCGACGAACTGCTGGCCGACCTGCGCGCGGTGCTGCCGGTCGACATGGTGCTGCTCGGCCTGCATGGCGCGATGGTGGCCGACGGCTACGACGACTGCGAGGGCGACCTGCTGGCACGCGTGCGGCAGATCGTCGGGCCCGAGGTGGTGATCGGCGCGGAGCTCGATCCGCACAACCACCTCACGCCCGAGATGATCGACAACGCTGACGTGATGATCTCGTTCAAGGAATATCCGCACACCGACGTGCTCGAACGCGGGCTGGAGCTGGTCGACATCTGCGCCGCCACGGTCGAGGGCAAGATCAGGCCGGTGGCCGCGGTGGTCGATTGCGACATGATCGTCACGGTGCACACCTCGCGCGAACCTGCGCGCCGCTTCGTCGAGCGCATGCAGTCGCTCGAGGGAAAGAACGGCGTGCTGTCGGTGTCGCTCACGCACGGCTTCTCGTGGGGCGACGTGCCCGAGATGGGCACCAAGGTGCTGGTCTACACCGACGGCGATCAGGCCAAGGCCGATGCGCTCGCGCGCCAGCTCGCCGACGAAGTCATCGCCATGCGCGACGGCCTCACGGTGAACTACCCGGACATCGATGCGTCGCTCGACGAGGCCCTGGCCTTCGACGGCGGCCCGGTGGTGCTGTCCGACGGCGCCGACAACCCCGGCGGCGGCGCGGCGAGCGACTCGACGTTCATCCTGCGCCGCATGGTCGAGCGCGGAATCTCCAACGCCGCCGTCGGCCCGATGTGGGACCCGATCGCGGTGCGCATCGCCTTCGACGCCGGCGTGGGTGCGCGGCTGCCGATGCGCATCGGCGGCAAGATCAGCCCGCTGTCGGGCGACCCGATCGACCTCGAATGCACGGTGAAGGCGCTCAAGCACGACCTGGTCATGACCGGCCTGGCAGGCACGCCGACACTGATGGGCGACAGCGCGCTGGTCGAGGCCGACGGCATCGAGATCGTGCTCATCACGCTGCGCAACCAGGCGATGGGCACCGACCTTTTCACGCAGCTGGGCTGCGATCTCGCGGCGAAGAAGATCGTCGTGGTGAAGTCGTCGCAGCACTTCTACGCGTCGTATTCCAAGGTCGCGAAGCACGTGATCTACGCCGGTGCCCCGGGGGCGGTGACGCTCGACCTCAACACCCTGCCCTACAGGAAGGCGCGCCTGCCCAAGTGGCCGATCGGCGCCGCGGCCTGA
- a CDS encoding ABC transporter permease, with protein MGYIVRRFLSTLPVMAVVAVVVFLLIHLSPGDPAALIAGDLATTEDIEKLRAALGLNLPLWQQFALWVGKLFTGDLGTSIFTQVPVAQLLGQRLEPTVSIAVLTMLITLVVSVPLGTLAAYRAGSWIDRLVMLFAVLAFSVPVFLVGYLLVYSFAIQLPWFPVQGYVHFAEGAGAWLRSLVLPCVNLALVYIALITRMTRATVLEVLHEDYIRTARAKGLGVLPVLAHALRNAAIPIATTVGAGIALLIGGVVVTETVFAIPGVGRLVIDSVQRHDYPVIQSVLLLSAGVYVLINLLIDLSYRLFDPRITY; from the coding sequence ATGGGCTACATCGTTCGACGCTTCCTCTCCACGCTGCCGGTCATGGCCGTGGTGGCCGTGGTGGTGTTCCTGCTGATCCATCTCTCGCCGGGCGACCCGGCCGCGCTCATCGCGGGCGACCTTGCGACGACGGAAGACATCGAGAAGCTTCGCGCCGCACTCGGGCTGAACCTGCCGCTGTGGCAGCAGTTCGCGCTGTGGGTCGGCAAGCTGTTCACCGGCGACCTCGGCACCTCGATCTTCACGCAGGTGCCGGTGGCGCAACTGCTGGGGCAGCGGCTGGAGCCGACGGTGTCGATCGCGGTGCTCACCATGCTCATCACCCTCGTGGTGTCGGTGCCGCTGGGCACGCTCGCCGCCTACCGCGCGGGCAGCTGGATCGACCGGCTGGTGATGCTGTTCGCGGTGCTTGCGTTCTCGGTGCCGGTGTTCCTCGTGGGCTACCTGCTGGTCTACAGCTTCGCGATCCAGTTGCCGTGGTTTCCGGTGCAGGGCTACGTGCACTTCGCCGAGGGCGCGGGCGCATGGCTGCGTTCGCTGGTGCTGCCCTGCGTGAACCTGGCGCTGGTGTACATCGCGCTGATCACGCGCATGACGCGCGCCACCGTTCTCGAGGTGCTGCACGAGGACTACATCCGCACGGCACGCGCCAAGGGCCTGGGCGTGCTGCCGGTGCTCGCGCACGCGCTGCGCAACGCGGCCATCCCCATCGCCACCACCGTGGGCGCGGGCATCGCGCTGCTGATCGGCGGCGTGGTGGTGACCGAGACGGTGTTCGCCATACCGGGCGTGGGCCGGCTGGTGATCGACTCGGTGCAACGCCACGACTATCCGGTGATCCAGAGCGTTCTGCTGCTGTCGGCGGGTGTGTACGTGCTGATCAACCTGCTGATCGACCTGAGCTACCGGCTCTTCGACCCGCGAATCACCTACTAG
- a CDS encoding M20/M25/M40 family metallo-hydrolase: MTMHASFFTLRSIAMACGLALGAAAAAHAAPDARLLAAAEKAQPAVIENLKEMVLIESGSLNVDGLMKMADIVEGGLKSVGFKTERRKATAGAGADIVVGTLKGTGKRRIMLQGHMDTVYPGGILASQPYKVDGNRIYGPGIADDKGGLAVILASLKILADAGWRDYDTLTVVMNPDEEVGSVGSGELIATLADQHDTVLSFEPTAAKAVVKGESLLLGAAGIATATLEVKGRASHAGAAPELGRNALYELSYQMLQTRDLPKDIPGVTLNWTVARAAGPLNQITEKAQAMGDVRITQPGAEMKLEAALKAKIAAGKLIPDTETSVKVEVGRPAFVAGEKGRALAEKAQAIYKEIDRDLALAPMTGGGTDAGFAGRSGKATVVESFGLAGFGYHARDEYIEVDSIVPRLYLVTRLLTEIGKN; the protein is encoded by the coding sequence ATGACCATGCACGCTTCGTTCTTCACTCTCCGTTCCATCGCGATGGCATGCGGCCTCGCACTCGGCGCCGCTGCCGCCGCGCACGCCGCGCCCGATGCCAGGCTGCTCGCCGCGGCCGAGAAGGCGCAGCCGGCCGTCATCGAGAACCTCAAGGAAATGGTGCTGATCGAATCGGGCAGCCTGAACGTCGATGGCCTGATGAAGATGGCCGACATCGTGGAAGGCGGCCTGAAGTCGGTGGGCTTCAAGACCGAGCGCCGCAAGGCCACCGCCGGCGCGGGCGCCGACATCGTGGTCGGCACGCTCAAGGGCACGGGCAAGCGCCGGATCATGCTGCAAGGCCACATGGACACGGTGTACCCGGGCGGCATCCTCGCGAGCCAGCCGTACAAGGTCGACGGCAACCGCATCTACGGCCCCGGCATCGCCGACGACAAGGGCGGCCTCGCGGTGATCCTCGCGTCGTTGAAGATCCTCGCCGACGCCGGCTGGCGCGACTACGACACGCTCACCGTGGTCATGAACCCCGACGAGGAAGTGGGCTCGGTCGGCTCGGGCGAACTGATCGCCACGCTGGCCGACCAGCACGACACCGTGCTGTCGTTCGAGCCCACGGCGGCCAAGGCGGTGGTCAAGGGCGAATCGCTGCTGCTGGGCGCGGCCGGCATTGCGACCGCCACACTCGAGGTGAAGGGCCGCGCATCGCACGCAGGTGCGGCGCCCGAGCTGGGTCGCAACGCGCTGTACGAGCTGTCGTACCAGATGCTGCAGACCAGGGACCTGCCGAAGGACATCCCGGGCGTGACGCTCAACTGGACCGTGGCGCGTGCGGCCGGACCGCTGAACCAGATCACCGAGAAGGCGCAGGCGATGGGCGACGTGCGCATCACGCAGCCCGGCGCCGAGATGAAGCTCGAGGCCGCGCTGAAGGCGAAGATCGCTGCAGGCAAGCTCATTCCCGATACCGAGACCAGCGTGAAGGTGGAAGTCGGCCGTCCTGCCTTCGTGGCGGGCGAGAAGGGCCGCGCGCTGGCCGAGAAGGCGCAGGCGATCTACAAGGAAATCGACCGTGACCTCGCGCTCGCACCCATGACGGGCGGGGGCACCGACGCGGGTTTCGCAGGCCGCTCGGGCAAGGCCACCGTGGTCGAGAGCTTCGGCCTCGCGGGCTTCGGCTATCACGCGCGCGACGAGTACATCGAGGTCGACTCGATCGTGCCGCGCCTGTACCTCGTCACACGGCTGCTGACCGAGATCGGCAAGAACTGA
- a CDS encoding ABC transporter substrate-binding protein — MKRRTLAALAAMATFALSTASGPALAQTPSPKTLKVVAHADLKILDPTFTTAYISRNFGYMVYDTLFAQDASGKPQPQMVEKYTTSKDGKQWSFTLRPGLKFSDGSPVTSADAVASLQRWAARDSLGRAMTASGAEWKATDPRTIALTLNEPFGMVLDALAKPSGFPPVILPERLAKMPATAPLPEVLGSGPFIFKRDEWVPGNKAVFVRNPNYVARSEPPNGLSGSKKSNFDRVEWLYLPDANSAVSALKRGEVDIIEQLPPDYIAPLRADTGVKIGSGGAYQGFLVMNQLHPPFDNPKVRQALLQAVSQERFVAAMGFPLDMRMAYCATYFICGSPNDTAAGADPYRKPDVAKAKQMLAASGYKGEKVVLMVPSDVPYLNAEALMAAQTMKSIGMNVDAQSMDWASIGARRAKRDAGDAGGWNMYVTVAGEFDVNSPIANAYLGAACGNTLPGWPCDKPLDELRTAWLKETVPAKRRELLDAFQRRAYEAVPYINAGQYSAAFAARANLKGLDKLWAGMPTVWMLDR; from the coding sequence ATGAAACGACGCACGCTCGCCGCCCTCGCTGCCATGGCCACCTTCGCGCTTTCCACCGCGAGCGGCCCCGCGCTGGCGCAGACGCCCTCGCCCAAGACGCTGAAGGTGGTGGCGCATGCCGACCTGAAGATCCTCGACCCGACCTTTACCACCGCCTACATCTCGCGCAACTTCGGCTACATGGTCTACGACACGCTGTTCGCGCAGGATGCGAGCGGCAAGCCGCAGCCGCAGATGGTCGAGAAGTACACCACCTCGAAGGACGGCAAGCAATGGAGCTTCACGCTGCGCCCCGGCCTGAAGTTCTCCGACGGCAGCCCCGTTACCTCGGCCGACGCCGTGGCCTCGCTGCAGCGCTGGGCCGCGCGCGACAGCCTGGGTCGCGCCATGACCGCCAGCGGCGCCGAATGGAAGGCGACCGACCCGCGCACCATCGCGCTCACGCTCAACGAGCCCTTCGGCATGGTGCTCGACGCGCTGGCCAAGCCCTCGGGCTTCCCGCCGGTGATCCTGCCCGAGCGGCTCGCCAAGATGCCGGCCACCGCGCCGCTGCCCGAGGTGCTCGGCTCCGGCCCGTTCATCTTCAAGCGCGACGAATGGGTGCCCGGCAACAAGGCGGTGTTCGTGCGCAACCCGAACTACGTGGCGCGCAGCGAGCCGCCGAACGGTCTGTCGGGCAGCAAGAAGAGCAACTTCGACCGCGTCGAATGGCTCTACCTGCCGGACGCCAACAGCGCGGTGTCGGCGCTCAAGCGCGGCGAGGTGGACATCATCGAGCAGCTGCCGCCCGACTACATCGCGCCGCTGCGCGCCGACACCGGCGTGAAGATCGGATCGGGCGGCGCCTACCAGGGCTTTCTGGTCATGAACCAGCTGCATCCGCCCTTCGACAACCCGAAGGTGCGCCAGGCGCTGCTGCAGGCCGTGAGCCAGGAGCGCTTCGTGGCGGCCATGGGCTTCCCGCTGGACATGCGCATGGCCTATTGCGCCACCTACTTCATCTGCGGCAGCCCCAACGACACCGCGGCGGGCGCCGACCCCTATCGCAAGCCCGACGTGGCCAAGGCCAAGCAGATGCTCGCGGCCTCCGGCTACAAGGGAGAGAAGGTGGTGCTGATGGTGCCGAGCGACGTGCCCTATCTCAACGCCGAGGCCCTGATGGCCGCGCAGACCATGAAGAGCATCGGCATGAACGTCGATGCGCAGAGCATGGACTGGGCCTCCATCGGCGCGCGCCGTGCGAAGCGGGACGCGGGCGACGCCGGCGGATGGAACATGTACGTCACGGTGGCCGGCGAGTTCGACGTCAACTCGCCCATCGCCAATGCCTACCTGGGCGCGGCCTGCGGCAACACCCTGCCCGGCTGGCCGTGCGACAAGCCGCTCGACGAGTTGCGCACCGCCTGGCTGAAGGAAACCGTGCCGGCCAAGCGCCGCGAACTGCTCGACGCCTTCCAGCGCCGCGCCTACGAGGCGGTGCCGTACATCAATGCGGGCCAGTACTCGGCCGCGTTCGCCGCACGCGCCAACCTGAAGGGCCTGGACAAGCTGTGGGCCGGCATGCCGACGGTCTGGATGCTCGACCGGTAG
- a CDS encoding DUF3300 domain-containing protein, whose protein sequence is MTNNNFAPRLLTISLCIGALVLAGCDKTSSTVTPPQQASTDPTTTMPAPSVPQTPAAAAPAAAVPAAYAPPSAEQLYQMVAPIALYPDKLVAQVLASATYPDQITAAHEWLGQNRNLKAGPLADAANQQPWDPSVKSLTAFRPVVDQLAGNIPWTTALGQAYYNDPADVMNAIQVMRQRAAKAGRLKNNDKLRVASAATPRNYVPAPDMQPVYGGPAIIEAPSELITIEPVQPDVVYVPAYDPQVIYGASEPVYPGYAYAPPVAVAPGYSGGQLAAAGVLAFGAGVVVGSALERHGWGWNSWNVNWGAPRARGRDRDRGAPPPPAFARPAVVYNNNTYVSRSTTVVNNVNVRNGYANNGGERGGVPPNFAGGPGFAQQQQAQQAMLAQQQQQQQQRQQQQAAVAQQQAQAQAQQQRAQQQAQQQQAQQQQAQQQQARQLQAQQQQARDQQQQARQQQEQQRRQQMQQAQLAQQQPRGGNPQGIQQQQLQQQEQQRRQQMQQAQLAQQQARGGNPQGAQQQPQQALQQPQQRQQQEQEQRRAQAQAEQSRRQQQQQQVAQNEAQQQQAQQRAQQQAMQQQQQVQRQQQQQAQQQQAQQQQAQQQQAQQQQAQNQARQQQQAQQEQMRRQQQAQQQQAQQAQQAQQAAAAQQAARAQQEQQQQQQQQAMQQRQQQMQQQQQMQQARAQQQAQQKQQQMQRQQQMQQQQQQHQQAQQQQAQQRAAAAAQQQRQRPPGRPGEPGQQP, encoded by the coding sequence ATGACCAACAACAACTTCGCCCCGCGGCTGCTGACGATCTCGCTGTGCATCGGCGCGCTCGTGCTCGCAGGCTGCGACAAGACGTCCTCCACGGTCACGCCGCCGCAGCAGGCCTCCACCGATCCGACGACGACCATGCCTGCGCCGTCGGTTCCGCAGACACCCGCTGCGGCTGCGCCGGCCGCGGCTGTGCCGGCGGCCTACGCGCCGCCCTCGGCCGAGCAGCTCTACCAGATGGTCGCGCCCATCGCGCTGTATCCCGACAAGCTGGTGGCGCAGGTTCTAGCGAGCGCCACCTACCCCGACCAGATCACCGCCGCGCACGAATGGCTGGGCCAGAACAGGAACCTCAAGGCGGGCCCGCTGGCCGATGCCGCGAACCAGCAGCCGTGGGACCCGAGCGTGAAGTCGCTCACCGCGTTCCGGCCCGTCGTGGACCAGCTCGCGGGCAACATCCCGTGGACCACGGCACTCGGCCAGGCCTACTACAACGACCCGGCCGACGTGATGAACGCGATCCAGGTCATGCGCCAGCGCGCCGCCAAGGCGGGCCGGCTGAAGAACAACGACAAGCTGCGCGTGGCGAGCGCCGCCACGCCGCGCAACTACGTGCCGGCGCCGGACATGCAGCCGGTGTACGGCGGGCCTGCCATCATCGAGGCGCCGTCCGAGCTCATCACCATCGAGCCGGTACAGCCCGACGTGGTGTACGTGCCGGCCTATGACCCGCAGGTGATCTACGGTGCGTCCGAGCCGGTGTACCCCGGCTATGCCTATGCGCCGCCCGTGGCCGTAGCGCCGGGCTACAGCGGCGGCCAGCTCGCGGCGGCAGGCGTGCTCGCATTCGGCGCCGGCGTGGTGGTGGGAAGCGCGCTCGAGCGGCACGGCTGGGGCTGGAATTCCTGGAACGTGAACTGGGGCGCACCGCGCGCGCGTGGTCGCGACCGCGACCGAGGCGCCCCACCTCCACCGGCATTCGCGCGGCCTGCGGTCGTCTACAACAACAACACCTACGTCTCGCGATCGACCACCGTGGTCAACAACGTGAACGTGCGAAACGGCTACGCCAACAACGGCGGTGAGCGTGGCGGTGTGCCGCCGAATTTCGCAGGCGGACCGGGCTTCGCGCAGCAACAGCAGGCTCAGCAGGCCATGCTCGCGCAGCAGCAGCAGCAGCAGCAACAACGTCAACAGCAGCAGGCGGCCGTAGCGCAGCAACAGGCGCAGGCGCAGGCGCAACAGCAACGAGCCCAGCAGCAGGCCCAGCAACAACAGGCCCAGCAACAACAGGCACAGCAACAGCAGGCCCGTCAACTGCAGGCGCAGCAGCAACAGGCGCGGGACCAGCAGCAGCAAGCGCGGCAACAACAGGAACAGCAGCGCCGCCAGCAGATGCAGCAAGCCCAGTTGGCACAGCAGCAGCCGCGCGGCGGCAACCCGCAAGGCATCCAGCAACAACAACTCCAGCAGCAGGAGCAGCAGCGCCGCCAGCAGATGCAGCAGGCCCAGCTGGCGCAGCAGCAGGCGCGCGGAGGCAATCCGCAAGGAGCGCAACAACAGCCACAGCAGGCCCTTCAACAACCGCAGCAACGCCAGCAGCAGGAGCAGGAACAGCGGCGGGCCCAGGCTCAGGCGGAGCAGTCACGGCGACAGCAACAGCAACAACAGGTTGCGCAGAACGAGGCGCAACAGCAGCAGGCCCAACAGCGCGCGCAGCAGCAGGCGATGCAGCAGCAACAGCAGGTCCAGCGGCAACAGCAGCAGCAGGCGCAGCAGCAGCAGGCGCAACAGCAGCAGGCGCAACAGCAGCAAGCGCAGCAACAGCAGGCACAGAACCAGGCGCGGCAGCAGCAACAGGCGCAGCAGGAGCAGATGCGCCGCCAGCAGCAGGCTCAGCAGCAACAGGCTCAACAGGCTCAACAGGCGCAGCAGGCTGCAGCCGCGCAGCAGGCGGCGCGCGCCCAGCAAGAGCAACAGCAACAGCAACAGCAACAGGCTATGCAGCAGCGCCAACAGCAGATGCAGCAACAGCAGCAGATGCAACAGGCCCGCGCGCAGCAGCAGGCCCAACAGAAGCAACAACAGATGCAGCGCCAGCAGCAGATGCAGCAACAACAGCAGCAGCACCAGCAGGCACAACAACAGCAGGCGCAGCAACGCGCCGCAGCAGCCGCGCAGCAGCAACGTCAGCGCCCGCCGGGCCGACCCGGCGAGCCGGGACAGCAGCCCTAG
- a CDS encoding XRE family transcriptional regulator: protein MNPHTGTKPAMKAKDEAPTLDRTTFGHRLRTARKRFGWTLAELAERSGVSITTISRAERGQLALGYENFTALGRALDMDMNAMFAGAGVKPAQFDGPVVTRAGKGVVYRGLSFAYEFLGTTAAGKQMSPVLGTVHARRINGPEDFARHPGEEFAYVLSGEIDVHFDTGEVVRLARGDSLYYDSGIGHAYVSVSRQLARIVGVTIGESGHMKSAREAPPLVPATATARKPKAAKGAPPPARKSAARAKR, encoded by the coding sequence GTGAATCCACACACAGGGACCAAGCCGGCCATGAAGGCCAAGGACGAAGCGCCAACGCTGGACCGCACCACTTTCGGTCACCGCCTGCGCACCGCGCGCAAGCGTTTCGGCTGGACGCTGGCCGAGCTTGCCGAGCGCTCGGGCGTGTCGATCACCACCATCTCGCGAGCGGAGCGCGGGCAGCTCGCCCTGGGCTACGAGAACTTCACCGCGCTCGGCCGTGCGCTCGACATGGACATGAACGCGATGTTCGCGGGCGCCGGCGTAAAGCCCGCGCAGTTCGACGGGCCGGTGGTCACGCGCGCCGGCAAGGGCGTGGTCTACCGCGGCCTGTCATTCGCCTACGAGTTCCTCGGCACCACCGCCGCCGGCAAGCAGATGAGCCCGGTCCTCGGCACGGTGCATGCGCGTCGCATCAACGGTCCGGAAGACTTCGCGCGGCATCCGGGCGAAGAGTTCGCCTATGTGCTGTCGGGCGAGATCGACGTGCACTTCGACACCGGCGAAGTCGTGCGCCTCGCGCGCGGCGATTCGCTGTACTACGACAGCGGCATCGGCCATGCTTACGTGAGCGTGAGCCGCCAGCTCGCGCGCATCGTGGGCGTGACCATCGGCGAAAGCGGGCACATGAAGTCCGCGCGCGAGGCGCCGCCGCTGGTGCCCGCCACGGCGACTGCACGAAAGCCCAAGGCTGCCAAGGGCGCGCCGCCGCCCGCCAGGAAGAGCGCGGCGCGCGCGAAGCGCTGA
- a CDS encoding NAD(P)/FAD-dependent oxidoreductase: MTSSTNIPVETDFLVIGAGIAGASAAHWLAPHARVILLERESQPGYHSTGRSAALFMESYGTAQVRALTMASRAFLEHPPEGFCEHPLLTPRGAMMVAGADHMAELEAHWDVLRAMGTGASRLTGAQARELVPALRPDQVLGAVYEPDAADMDVHAIHQGYLRGMRRAGGRLVCDAGVTAIARVGNRWRVEAGGAVYEAPVVLNAAGAWVDTVARMAGVPPLGIEPRRRSAFIFAPPENESGKVDESVARWPMVFGADEGWYIKPDAGMLLGSPANADLVEPQDIQPEEYDIAVAMHRIEEATTLTIRRPTRTWAGLRSFVADGDLVGGFEPGVPGFFWVAAQGGYGIQTSAAMGEACAALARGLPLPERIASFGLTAEMLGPQRLRTSATAA; the protein is encoded by the coding sequence ATGACTTCTTCCACAAACATTCCCGTCGAGACCGACTTCCTGGTCATCGGCGCCGGTATCGCAGGGGCTTCGGCGGCCCACTGGCTGGCACCGCACGCGCGCGTGATCCTGCTCGAGCGCGAGTCGCAGCCCGGCTACCACTCCACCGGCCGCTCGGCCGCGCTCTTCATGGAAAGCTACGGCACGGCGCAGGTGCGCGCCCTCACCATGGCGAGCCGGGCGTTCCTCGAACATCCGCCCGAGGGCTTCTGCGAACACCCGCTGCTGACGCCGCGCGGCGCGATGATGGTTGCGGGCGCGGATCACATGGCCGAGCTCGAGGCGCACTGGGACGTGCTGCGCGCCATGGGCACCGGCGCCTCGCGCCTCACCGGCGCGCAGGCGCGCGAACTGGTGCCGGCGCTGCGGCCCGACCAGGTGCTGGGTGCGGTGTACGAACCGGATGCGGCCGACATGGACGTGCATGCCATCCACCAGGGCTACCTGCGCGGCATGCGGCGCGCCGGCGGCCGGCTGGTGTGCGATGCGGGCGTGACCGCCATCGCCCGCGTCGGCAACCGCTGGCGCGTGGAGGCCGGCGGTGCGGTGTACGAAGCGCCGGTGGTGCTCAACGCCGCGGGCGCATGGGTCGACACCGTGGCGCGCATGGCCGGTGTGCCGCCGCTGGGCATCGAGCCGCGCCGCCGCTCGGCCTTCATCTTCGCGCCGCCGGAAAACGAGAGCGGCAAGGTCGACGAGAGCGTCGCGCGCTGGCCCATGGTGTTCGGCGCCGACGAAGGCTGGTACATCAAGCCCGACGCCGGGATGCTCCTCGGCTCGCCGGCCAACGCCGACCTGGTCGAGCCGCAGGACATCCAGCCCGAGGAATACGACATCGCCGTCGCCATGCACCGCATCGAGGAGGCGACCACGCTCACCATCCGCCGTCCCACGCGCACCTGGGCCGGCCTGCGCTCGTTCGTGGCCGACGGCGACCTCGTGGGCGGTTTCGAGCCCGGCGTGCCCGGCTTCTTCTGGGTGGCCGCGCAAGGCGGCTACGGCATCCAGACCTCGGCCGCCATGGGCGAGGCCTGCGCGGCGCTGGCACGCGGACTGCCGCTGCCGGAGCGCATCGCTTCCTTCGGGCTCACGGCCGAGATGCTGGGTCCGCAGCGGCTGCGCACATCGGCCACCGCAGCCTGA